The DNA sequence ATGTGACTCCAGCAACACTAAGTTCTGTTACTACAACAACTATAACCTCACTCAGCCTCGTCACTTCTGCAAAGGTTGCCGTCGCTACTGGACACAAGGCGGCGCCCTGAGGAACGTCCCTGTCGGTGGAGGCTGCCGGAAGAATAACAAGAAGGGCAAAAATGGAAattcaaaatcttcttcttcgtcgtccaAACAGTCTTCCACGGTCAACGCTCCAAGTCCAAGCTCAGGACAGCTAAGGACAAATCATCAGTTCCCGTTTTCACCAACACTTTACAATC is a window from the Camelina sativa cultivar DH55 unplaced genomic scaffold, Cs unpScaffold06709, whole genome shotgun sequence genome containing:
- the LOC104774906 gene encoding dof zinc finger protein DOF1.1, with amino-acid sequence MGGSMAERARQAKIPPPDGPLKCPRCDSSNTKFCYYNNYNLTQPRHFCKGCRRYWTQGGALRNVPVGGGCRKNNKKGKNGNSKSSSSSSKQSSTVNAPSPSSGQLRTNHQFPFSPTLYNLTQLGGIGLNLAATNGNN